One Euphorbia lathyris chromosome 1, ddEupLath1.1, whole genome shotgun sequence DNA segment encodes these proteins:
- the LOC136226963 gene encoding NADPH-dependent aldo-keto reductase, chloroplastic, whose product MRSNKVRLNCGITMPLLGFGTFSFPYDSHKTQLAVQTALKMGYRHFDTAQVYGSEPAVGYALSQSILHQTVDRQDFFVTSKLWGSDHHDPVSALNRTLKEVGMEYIDMYLVHWPVKLKPWAWYTMPNEEDFEQNLEMEKTWAGMERCLDLGLCRSIGVSNFSTTKLIRLMDVASVPPAVNQVEMHPMWRQAKLRGVCAEYNIHVSAYSPLGGPGNAWGSTSVVDNPIIQSIALKHQLTPAQVALNWGLSKGCSMIVKSFNRNRMLENIQALDMKLDDRDITEIDKLEERKIMRAEVYVNDTTSPYKTIEQLWDGEI is encoded by the exons atgAGAAGCAACAAAGTTCGTTTGAATTGTGGAATAACAATGCCACTTCTGGGATTCGGCACTTTCTCTTTCCCCTACGATTCCCACAAAACTCAACTTGCTGTCCAAACAGCCCTTAAG ATGGGTTACAGACATTTTGACACTGCACAAGTCTATGGTTCGGAGCCAGCCGTTGGATATGCTTTAAGTCAATCAATtcttcatcaaactgttgataGACAAGACTTTTTTGTTACCTCTAAATTGTGGGGATCCGATCACCATGATCCCGTTTCTGCTCTCAACCGAACTCTTAA GGAGGTGGGGATGGAATATATAGACATGTATTTAGTGCACTGGCCAGTGAAGCTGAAGCCATGGGCATGGTATACAATGCCTAATGAAGAAGACTTTGAGCAGAATTTAGAAATGGAGAAAACATGGGCTGGAATGGAGAGATGCTTGGATTTAGGATTATGTAGGTCTATTGGAGTTAGCAATTTTTCTACCACCAAGCTCATTCGTCTCATGGATGTTGCTTCTGTCCCTCCTGCTGTTAATCAG GTGGAAATGCATCCAATGTGGAGGCAAGCCAAGCTACGAGGAGTATGTGCAGAGTACAACATTCATGTGAGTGCTTATTCACCTCTTGGTGGACCTGGCAATGCTTGGGGTTCAACCTCTGTGGTTGATAACCCTATCATACAATCCATTGCCCTTAAACATCAACTAACCCCTGCTCAG GTTGCTTTAAACTGGGGGTTGTCAAAAGGGTGCAGTATGATAGTGAAAAGCTTCAATAGAAACAGGATGCTTGAGAACATACAAGCATTGGATATGAAATTGGATGATAGAGATATAACTGAAATTGACAAACTAGAGGAAAGGAAGATCATGAGAGCAGAAGTGTATGTGAATGACACCACAAGTCCATACAAAACAATTGAACAACTTTGGGATGGTGAAATCTGA